GTGGTCACCGAGAAGTACGAGGACTTCTACATGACCAACCCGGCCGCCGGTTACAGCAACATCCGGGAGCGGTTCGCGGTGCGGATCTCCAACAACGGCGAGTTCATCCACGCCAACCCGGCCAGTTCGGGCGCGCAGGGCAACAGCAACGTCACCAACGGCTGCATCAACCTGTCGATGGAAGACGCGCAGCAGTACTTCAACACCGCGATCTACGGCGACCCGGTCGAGGTGACCGGGACCCGGTTGCAGTTGTCGTATGCCGACGGTGACATCTGGGACTGGGCGGTGGACTGGAACGAGTGGAAGTCCATGTCCGCGCTGTCCTCGGAGGATGCGCCGACGAATCTGCCGGCCACCGCCCCGGCGACCCCGACGGACGCGCCCACCTTGTCGGGCACCCCGACGACCACGCCACCGCCGCGGCCCGCGCCGGGCGGCTAGAACCTACGCCGAGGGCGACGCAGGGGTCGTTGTGGCGTTGGCGGCAACGACCGCTGCGGCTAGTCGTCCAGCCTCCGGCTGAAGCGCCCGTGCGGGGCCTGATCGCGCGGACGGATCACGATCTGGTCGAGATTGACGTGGGAGGGCCGCGACGCGGCGAATCCGATCACCTCGGCGACGTCTTCGGCGACCAGCGGCGTGATGCCCCGATACACGTTGTCGGCCCGCTCCTGATCACCGTCGAAGCGCAGCAGAGAGAACTCGGTCTCCACCGCGCCGGGCGCAATCTCGGTGAGCCGCACCGGTTTCCCGAGGAGCTCGCCGCGCAGGGTGCGGTGCAGCGCGCCCTGCGCGTGTTTGGCCGCGGTGTAGCCCGAGCCGCCGTCATAGGTCTCGAACGCCGCGATCGAGGTGACCGTCACGATCAGGCCGTCACCCGAGGCGACGAGTTTGGGCAGCAGCGCCCGGGAGACGCGCAGGGTGCCCAGCACGTTGGTCTCCCACATCCACCGCCAGTGGTCGAGGTCGGCGTCCAGCACGGTCTCCAGCCCCCGGGCCCCGCCGGCGTTGTTCACCAGCACATCCACCCGGTCCAGCCGGGCCGCCATGGCGTCGACCGCCGCCTGGTCGGTGACGTCCGCCACAATGGCGGTGCCACCGATCTCGGCCGCCAGGGCGTCGACTCGGTCTGCCCGCCGCGCCACGCATACGACGTGAAAGCCCAGGGCAGCAAGGGTTTTCGCGGTGGCGGCGCCGATTCCGGCACTGGCGCCGGTAACCACCGCCACTCGTTGTTCGGACTGTGGTGTCGTCATCTGCCCAACATTAGATGGGCGTGCTAAGTTCTTCGTGTGTCCCGGAATCTCGAGTCCCGCTTCGCGCGGCGTGCGTGTTGTTGTCGCGCACCCCGCCGCGCCTGAGGAGACCCCGGACACCGTTTTCCTGTCCTGCTGAGTCGCCAGGTGTGGTTTCACCCCACCAGCCGACCATTCAGTAAGGACCCTTCACGTGACCACCGCCGTCGCCGTTCCCGCCCGTACCACCGCCGCCCGCTCCGCCGCACGCAGCTCCGTCCGGTCGCTGGCCTCCACCGCCTCGCGCTACCCGCAATCGCGGCTGCTGCACATCGTCGCCCCGTCGCTGAAGGTGCCCGACGCCGCCGCGGCCTCGGTGTTCAGCGCCATCCGCACCCGCGGCCCGATCGCACGCGACGCCATCGCCCAGGTCACCGGGTTGAGCATCGCCACGGTCAATCGCCAGGTCACGGCGTTGCTCGACGCCGGAATTCTGCGTGAGCGCGCCGATCTCGCGGTATCCGGAGCCATCGGCCGGCCCAGGGTGCCCGTCGAGGTCAACCATGAGCCCTACCTGACCGTGGGGGTCCACATCGGTGCGCGCACCACCAGCATCGTGGCCACGGACCTGTTCGGCCGCACCCTCGACGTGGTCGAGACGCCCACCCCGTCGGGGTCGCAGTCCGCGGCGCTGGCCACCCTGGCCTCCAGTGCCCGGCGCTACCTGAGCCGCTGGCACCGCCGCCGCCCGCTGTGGGTCGGTGTCGCGGCGGGTGGCGTGGTCGACAGTGACACCGGGTATCTGGATCACCCCCGGTTGGGCTGGGCCGACGCCCCGGTGGGCCCGGTGCTCGCCGAAGCCCTCGGGCTGCCGGTGTCGGTGGCCTCGCACGTGGACGCGATGGCCGGTGCCGAGCTGCTGCTGGGCGGGCGACGGTCCACGCCGGAGACCGTCGGCGCCCAGGCCAGGACGAGCCTCTATGTCTACGCCCGCGAGACCGTCGGCTATGCGCTGTCCATCGACGGGCGTGTCCACACCCCGGCCAGCGGGCCCGGCACCATCGCGGGTCTGCCCGCACAGTCCGAGTTGCTCGGCGGCTCAGGGCAATTGGAATCCACGGTGAGCGACGAAGCGGTGCTCAACGCCGCCCGCAAACTGCGGATCATCCCCGCCGAAGGCCCGTCCTCGACACTGCCTGCGGTGCTGCGGGCGGCGCGCCAGGGCGGTTCGGAATCCGGGGAGAAGGCGCGCGAACTTCTCGCTGACCGGGCCCGGGTGCTCGGCGAGGCCGTCGCGTTGCTGCGTGACCTGCTCAACCCCGACGATCTGGTGCTCGGCGGCCAGGCCTTCACCGAATACCCGGAGGGCATGTCCGTCGTGGAGGACGCCGTCACGCGCCGTTCGGTGCTGGGGCCCCGCGACATCCGGCTGACGGCCTTCGGCAACCGGGTGCAGGAGGCCAGCGCCGGCATCGTTTCGCTGGGTGGCCTGTACGCCGATCCGATCGGCGCCATGCGGCGCGCTCAAACCCGCCGATCCGCAGCGGTGTAGACATGTCTGTGTGCGTCTAGCCACGGACCTCGAGATTCCGCGCCGCGTTGCGGTGTTATCCGTACATACTTCGCCGCTGGCGCAACCGGGTACCGGTGACGCCGGCGGGATGAATGTGTACGTACTCCAAACCGCATTACAGCTGGCCCGTCGGGGAGTCGAGGTGGAGATCTTCACCAGGGCGACCTCATCGTCGGATGCCCCGGTGGTGTCGGTGGCCCCGGGAGTCCTGGTGCGCAACGTGGTGGCCGGGCCCTTCGAGGGTCTGGACAAGTACGACCTGCCCACTCAGCTGTGCGCCTTCACCGCGGGGGTGTTGCGCGCCGAGGCGACGCATGAGCCCGGCTACTACGACGTCGTGCACTCGCACTACTGGCTGTCCGGTCAGGTGGGCTGGCTGGCCCGGGACCGGTGGGCGGTGCCGCTGGTGCACACCGCGCACACCCTGGCCGCGGTCAAGAACGCCGCGCTGGCCGCCGGAGATTCACCCGAGCCGCCGTTGCGGGCGGTGGGGGAGCAGCAGGTGGTCGACGAGGCCGACCGTCTCATCGTCAACACCGAACATGAAGCGCAGC
The genomic region above belongs to Mycolicibacterium sp. HK-90 and contains:
- a CDS encoding ROK family transcriptional regulator gives rise to the protein MASTASRYPQSRLLHIVAPSLKVPDAAAASVFSAIRTRGPIARDAIAQVTGLSIATVNRQVTALLDAGILRERADLAVSGAIGRPRVPVEVNHEPYLTVGVHIGARTTSIVATDLFGRTLDVVETPTPSGSQSAALATLASSARRYLSRWHRRRPLWVGVAAGGVVDSDTGYLDHPRLGWADAPVGPVLAEALGLPVSVASHVDAMAGAELLLGGRRSTPETVGAQARTSLYVYARETVGYALSIDGRVHTPASGPGTIAGLPAQSELLGGSGQLESTVSDEAVLNAARKLRIIPAEGPSSTLPAVLRAARQGGSESGEKARELLADRARVLGEAVALLRDLLNPDDLVLGGQAFTEYPEGMSVVEDAVTRRSVLGPRDIRLTAFGNRVQEASAGIVSLGGLYADPIGAMRRAQTRRSAAV
- a CDS encoding SDR family oxidoreductase, with amino-acid sequence MTTPQSEQRVAVVTGASAGIGAATAKTLAALGFHVVCVARRADRVDALAAEIGGTAIVADVTDQAAVDAMAARLDRVDVLVNNAGGARGLETVLDADLDHWRWMWETNVLGTLRVSRALLPKLVASGDGLIVTVTSIAAFETYDGGSGYTAAKHAQGALHRTLRGELLGKPVRLTEIAPGAVETEFSLLRFDGDQERADNVYRGITPLVAEDVAEVIGFAASRPSHVNLDQIVIRPRDQAPHGRFSRRLDD